The following are encoded in a window of Oryza glaberrima plastid, complete genome genomic DNA:
- the psbM gene encoding photosystem II protein M — MEVNILAFIATALFILVPTAFLLIIYVKTVSQND; from the coding sequence ATGGAAGTCAATATTCTCGCATTTATTGCTACTGCATTGTTCATTCTAGTTCCTACTGCCTTTTTACTTATTATTTATGTAAAAACAGTCAGCCAAAATGATTAA